TACGAGGTCGACTGCATCATCTTCGCCAGCGGCTTCGAGATCACCACCGAGATCCGCAGGCGTTACTCGATCGACTCGATCACGGGCCGCGACGGGATCTCGCTGTACGACCACTGGGCCGACGGCTACAAGACACTGCACGGCATGACCAGTCGCGGATTCCCCAACCAGTTCTTCACCGGGTTCACCCAGGTCGGCATCTCGGCCAACATCTCGGCGAACTACGAACTGCAGGGCGAACACATCGCCTATCTGATCGCCGAGGCGCTCAACCGCGGCATCACGACCGTCGAGCCCAGCGCGGAGGCGCAGGACGCGTGGTGCCGCACCATCAAGGAGACGTTCGTCGACAACTCGGCGTTCGACGCCGAATGCACGCCGGGCTACTACAACAACGAGGGCGGCGGTGGCGGCGAGGGCCTGCGCTCACACCTCGGTGAGCCGTACGGTCCCGGCTTCTACGCATTCGGGGAGCTGCTCGAACGGTGGCGCGAGAAGGGCGACCTGGACGGGCTGGAGGTCTCGTGACGGGAACGTTCGGCACGTGAATGAACTTCGATTCGACGACCGGGTCGCCGTGGTCACCGGTGCGGGCCGGGGCCTGGGCCGCGAGTACGCGCTGCTGCTGGCGGCGCGGGGCGCCAAGGTGGTGATCAACGACGCCGGGGTGAGCCTGACGGGCGAAGACCCCGAAACCGGGCCCGCGCACGCCGTGGTCGACGAGATCGTCGCTGCCGGTGGACATGCCGTCGCGTCCACCGATTCCGTCGCATCCGCGGCGGGTGGGCGGGCCATCGTCGACACCGCGCTCGAGCGCTACGGCCGCATCGACATCCTGATCCACAATGCCGGGAACGTCCGGCGCGGGTCGCTCAGGCAACTCGACGACGCCGATTTCGACGCGGTCCTCGACGTACACCTGCGCGGTGCGTATCACGTGGTGCGCCCGGCATTTCCGGTGATGTGCGACGCGGGGTACGGCCGGGTGGTGCTGACGTCGTCGATCGGTGGTGTGTACGGCAACCACGACGTCGCCAACTACGCGGCCGCCAAGGCCGGCATCCTCGGGCTGTGCAACGTCGTCGCGCTCGAAGGCGCCGCCGACGGCGTCACCTGCAACGCGATCATCCCCGGCGCGGTGACCCGGATGGCCGAAGGACTCGACACGTCGGCGTATCCGCCGATGGGTCCGGAGCTGGTGGCCCCCGCGGTCGGCTGGCTGGCGCACGAAACCTGTTCGGTCACCGGGGAATATTTCGTCGCGATCGCCGGCCGGATCGCCCGCGCGGTGATCAGCGAGAGCCCGGGCGTGTACCAACCGGCGTGGACTGTCGAGGAGGTGGGTGCGCGCATCGACGAGATCCGCGACATCTCGGCGCCGGTCACGTTTCCGGTGGTGCCCGACGGGCATACCGAGCACATCCGCTACAGCTTCTCCCGAGCGGCACAAGGGGTCGGATCATGACCGGCGGTCCGTTGCAGGGGGTACGCGTCATCGACCTGACCGCGATGGTGATGGGCCCGTATTGCACCCAGATCATGGCCGACATGGGCGCCGACGTCATCAAAGTGGAACCCCCGCAGGGTGACAACACGCGCTACA
This region of Mycolicibacterium goodii genomic DNA includes:
- a CDS encoding SDR family NAD(P)-dependent oxidoreductase codes for the protein MNELRFDDRVAVVTGAGRGLGREYALLLAARGAKVVINDAGVSLTGEDPETGPAHAVVDEIVAAGGHAVASTDSVASAAGGRAIVDTALERYGRIDILIHNAGNVRRGSLRQLDDADFDAVLDVHLRGAYHVVRPAFPVMCDAGYGRVVLTSSIGGVYGNHDVANYAAAKAGILGLCNVVALEGAADGVTCNAIIPGAVTRMAEGLDTSAYPPMGPELVAPAVGWLAHETCSVTGEYFVAIAGRIARAVISESPGVYQPAWTVEEVGARIDEIRDISAPVTFPVVPDGHTEHIRYSFSRAAQGVGS